Below is a window of Halogeometricum rufum DNA.
GACACCACGCCCTCGCTCACCCGGACGACATCGAAGCGTATCTGAGCCACATCAAAGACGGCGGCTACTCGATCAAGGTCACAGAGCGGTCCTCGAACACCGTCTACTACCAGCACCTCTCTCCGCTGAAGACGTTCTTCGCGTGGTTGGTCCACCACGTCGACTACCCGCACGTCTACAACCCCCTCCTACTGGCGGCCCACGCGGGAGGAGTCACGCGCGAGGTGTGGTACTGGCAGACCGAATACAAACCCGGGTACGCGGAGCGACGAGATGAGTGAAAACCAAGCGACCCACGAAACGATAGCACAGGCGTTCGGTCGAACGACCGATCCGCTGGCAGAGTACGACGGTCGATTCAAGCAGCTCGACGTAGACCCGTTCCAACTCTGGTTGGAGGAGCAGGTCTACACGAAGGATTACGCGAAGGGGACGGTCCAGGCGTTAGAGCGTCCGATCGATCAGTGGTGCGAGTTCATGGCCGAACGTCACGACCGCCACCCGGCAGTTCCGACGACGAGCCACGTCATGGACTTCGCTCACTACTATCTGGAGGAGCGAGACAACTCGAAGAACACGGTCGGCGTGAAGTTGGGTACGCTCAGCCGAGTGTTCCGCTACTTCCAAAGCGAACCTGCATTCCCTCATCCCACGGATTTCAATCCGTTCGACGCCGCGAAGGGAAAGATCGACCTGAACGGCGACGATCCGAAGGAACCGCGTCCCATCCCGCTGGAAGAACTTCGGAATGTTCTGCAGAACGAGGTCAAGCATGTCCGTGATAGGGCGCTCATCGTCATGCAGTTCAAGCTCGGACTCCGGGCGTCAGAGACGGCGAACATCAAACTGAGCGAGATCCACATCGCCAACGCGGAACTGCAGGACCACTACGAAGAATTGGGCACGCACCCGGCGCTCGAAGGACGACCCAACGCGGTCTTCATCCCGCACGACCGAGAGCGGAACAAGTCCGAGCGGCCGCGCGTGCTGCCGCTTGACGACGAACTTCGTCGCGTGCTGCTCCAGTATCTGCTATGCAGGCCGGATAACGGCGAGCCGTGGCTATTCCTCTCGAAATCGGGCGGTAAGAAGGTCGGCCACACGAATATCAACGACGTTTGGAAGAAGTACTTCCGACCGGAGTACGGACCGAACGAGCGGTATCGCGGTGTGTCGTCGCACTACGGTCGTCACTACTTCACGACGTGGTTCAGCATCGAGCGAGAGTGGCCGCGTGACCTCATCAAGTATCTTCGAGGTGACCGGCAGAGTGGTGGGAAGATTCGGTCTACGCGAGACGCTATTGACTCGTACATTCATGCGTGGTACGAGGATATAGAAGATCGATATCGGGAGGATATCTATAAGCTTCGGATATAACAAATATGTAATTTGTATATGATATACTGTAGTGTTTCGGAGGAAGAAATTCAAGGCTCTATTTTGAGTGTGCATTATGGCCAGTCAAACTGCTGCGATGGACAAACTCAATATAGTTTGTCCAGAGTGTTCAAATCAATTTGATAAGGGCACTATAGCTAGTATAGATACTACAGATTACCAATCCTTCTCAAGTGATTTTTCATGTCCTAGATGTAACAAGTACATCCATCCTGAAGACGCACTACTCAAGTACTTTTCAGAGATTCCTACCTCTGAGATTCCGGGGCGACCCGTGAAAATCGGAGGATTCGCTAGTGTAGGGACTATTGAGCTAGACGTCGGTAAGACAAAAGAGATCCCTCTGATTGGTGGGAAAGCGTTTGATATCGGCCTGAAATTACTTTCAGAAACAGATCAACCGCCAAATCAAACAATTAGGGACTTAGATGGCACGACAATACAATGGTTTCCTGGTCCACTGCTAATCGACGATGCAGTTATCGTAGACATTGCTCAATCGAACGATGGTGAGATTGCATTTATCACCTCTGAGCGTGAGAATTATTCATCTACTATCACGGTGGCATATCACTACCATCTTTATCGTTCAACCATCCCACAGCCACCCTGGGTCACTCTACTTAGTGAAGCACTAGAAAGCTACCATCGAGGACACGGCCTTGCTCTGTACACATTGCTCTTTTCGTCTTTCGAGAATCTCTTGGCGAGAGAGATTACTCGAACGCTTCGAGCAACGGGTTGGGTAGACAACCCGATCGACAATTTTCTTAAGAAATACTGGACTTGGGAGGAGCGGTGCAAAGGTGCGTTAAAAGTTATCACATCGAAACATTTCCCGACAGAATACTCGAGTATATACAACGATCTCTGTCAGCTAAGAGAGACACGGAACGACGAGATAATCCATGTTGATTCTGAAGATTCCGTTGCAGAGATTGGAATTCAAGAACTGAGGAGCTCATTTGAAACAATTTTAGATGCGATGATGGCCATTCACACACTTTGCTATGAGAAACGCCAAGAATGCCTCTATCCACTTGGTCTTCCTTGATCGAGTGTCAATAAGATAGAACCATTTTGATGTGGAAGTGCGGTATAATACATTTCGCCCATAACCGCGCCTTCGACGTTCCCGACGACGACGACGCCTTCGAACGCGTCGCGCAGTTCCTCATGCCGCCCGGTGCGTCGCGCGTCTGGAACAACGCCGTCATGGAACTCGGCGGCGTCGCCTGTGGGAAGACGCCTCGGTGCGACGAGGAGGGGTGCCCGTGGCGCGAGTGGTGTCACGCCTACCAGACCGGCGACTTCACCGCGCCCGACGTGCCGACGCAGCCGAGTTTCGAGGGGAGTCGACGGCAGTTCCGCGGGCGAATCGTTCGACTCCTCGGCGAACGCGAGGAGATGGAGATGGACGCGCTCGGTCACCGAATCCGCGTGGACTACAGCCCGGACGGCGAGCACGGACGGGAGTGGCTTCGCGGCCTGTGTTCGGACCTGGTCGACGACGGACTGATCGAAGTCGACGAGACCGAAGACGGGGCGGTCGCTCGCCTTCGAAGGTAGTCGCGTGCGACCGCGCGCTCAGTCGTCTCGCAGGCGGGGATTCGGTCCGTCCGGAACCGCTTCGCCCCAGTCCTGCGCCCACTGGTCCAGTTCCGCCAGGGCGTCGACGAGTTCGTCTCCTTTCGCGGAGAGGGCGTAGTAGACTGCAACCGGCGCGTCCTCCTCCATCCGGCGGACGACGACGTCGTTCTCGACCAGTTCGTCGAGCGCGTCCGAGAGCGTCTTCGAACGCGCCCCTGTCGCTCGCTTGAGTTCGTTGAATCGCCGCTCCCCCCCTTCGAGGGCGTAGACGACGTTCATTCGCCACGGCGTTCCGACCTGCTCGATGGCACGGACGACTGGACACGCCGACGCGTTCTGTGACTCGATCTCTCGCTGTCGGGAGTCGGTCTCGGCGGGCATGGTCAGTCGGCCGCGGGTGCCGCGCGCTCGGTCGCGGTCTCGGGGTACGATTCGACGCCAGCGTACGCGACGAGCGACGCTCCGAGCGTCTCGACGCGGTCGGCCAGTTCGTCGTCGGTCAGTCGACCGCCCTCGAAGGCGCCGTGTGCGTCGGGGAGTGCGACTTGGTGGGGCAGAACCCACGCGTCGAGTGCTCGGGCGACCGACCGGAGGTGTTCCAGCGCCGGCGTCGGGAACCCGCCGCCGGCGACGACGAGGAGGCCGACCGTCGTGTCCTCGAACTCTTCGAAGCGACAGTAGTCGAGTGCGGTCTTCACCACGGACGAGTACGACCCGTGGTACACGGGCGACCCCAGCACCACCCCGTCCGCGGCCCGGACGCGCCGACGGAGTTCCGCGGCGTCCCCGGCGTCGCTCCGGTCGGGGTCGAAGACCGGGAGGTCCAACGCGGCGAGGTCCACGAGGTCGGTCGTGGCGCCGTCGCGTTCGGCCGCTTCGAGGGCTCGTTCGAGTGCGCTGCGCGTGTGACTGCCGTCGCGCTGACTACCGCACAGTGCGACGATATGTTTGTCGTCTGCCAGCTTCATCTGTCGTCGAAAACCACGTGCTAAGACCTGTTAAGCGCTCGGTGGAACGCGTTCCAGTAACGAACCTTACCTTTCGGCGGTCGTCTCCCGAACGACGTCGCACGACTCGGCGACGGTGAACGCCAGCGACTCGTCGGCGTCCGGAACCGCGACTTCGACGCGCGTGGGTTCGGTCTCTCGAACCGCGACGGCGTCGGCGTCGACCACGAACCCGAGGTTCCACAGCGGCGTCGCTCGCAGGTCGACACCGGCCTCGTGTAGTCGGCCCGTAACCGCCGGACGCGTCAGGAGGACGACGCCGGCGGGGACGAAACTGTAGAAACTGCACCGGTGGCAATCGACGGCGACGACCGCGGGGTGGTCTCGGGCGAAGTACTCGTCGTACCGGTCGAGCTGTTCGATAACGCCGATACACGCCCCCTCCTCGTGGACCCGACCGGTCAACTCGCGGTCGACCCGGCCGGCGCAGAACGGGCAGACGCCGTCGAGCGCACACGACCAGACGAGTCTCGTTCGCCGGTCGAAGGCGGCGACTATCGCGTCGTCGTCGCGGTCGGCGATGCCGCCGGGGTCGAAGGGCCACTCCAGCGCTCGGTTCCCGCAGTCGGGACATCGAATCCGGGCGACGTAATCGGTGCCGTACTCGAAGGTCAACCGCCCCCCGCACGCCCGGCAATCGTCGTCGAGTTCGACCGGTCCGACGGTGACCTGCTCGTGGAAGACGCCGCTCTGAATCGCGTCGAGGACGCGGTGACCGGGGTACTGGAGTTCGTACCCCTCGTCCGTTTTCGCGACGAAGTGGTCTCGTAACTCCGAGAGGTGGTACGTGAAGCTCCCCGAGTCGCGTTCACCGACCGCCTTCCGAAGTTCGGCGAACGACAGCGTGAACCCCGGAGCGTCCCACAGCGCGAGCAGTATCTCCAGTCTGAGGTCGTGGCTCAGGGTCATGAACGCCGCTTCGGCGTCGGTGGCAGCCCGAGACCTGTCAGACGAGTCACCGGCCATGCGTGCTACACAGACACAATCGAGTATAAACATTGAGTTCCGTCAGGAGTCGAGCCAGAGGACGCCGAGTACCGCGGCGCCGAGGGCGGCCCCGACGCTGCCGCAGAGGAGCGTCCCCTGATAGCCGATAGCGCCGCCCAAGAGCGTGAACAGCGCCGGCCCGATGGCCTGGCTTATCCCGATTGTCGTCGTCTGCAGACTCATCACGCCGCCTCGGACGTGGTCGGGTGCCAGCGCACTGAGTCCGGCGAACAGCGTGGGCGTGACCAACCCGCTGCCGACACCGAACACGAGCAGTGCTCCGACCAACGAGGGCGGTGTCGCTGCGAGCGCGACACCCAGGAAACCGACCGCGTACGCGGCGAAGCCGGCGGTGAGGAGCGTCGTCGTCGAGGCTCTGGCGGCCAGTCTGCCGTTCTGCGTCGAGACGACCGCGGTCGTCAACAGCACGGCGCTGGTGACGAGACCGACCGTGGTGGGGGCGAAACCGAACGCCGTCGAGAGGTAGAACGGAAGGGCGGTGTACAACCCGCCGAAGAGCAGGGTGAAGGAGGCGAACATGACGCCGTACAGGGCGGCCGCCCGGCAGGCCGGGACGAGACGAATCGCCTCCCGAACGTACCCTCGGTCGTCGTCGCCGGGCGGTGACGCGGGCTCGTCGAGTGCGACCAGTACCAGCCCAGCGACGGGGAGCGTGAGCGCGTACATGAGGAAGGGGGCGTTCCACGCGAACACGGCGAGGTAGCCGCCGACGACGGGGTACGCCGCGGTTCCGAGCGAGAGCATGGCCGACGTGACGCCCATGACGGAGTCGTGTCGGCGACCGGTGTATCGGTCTCCGACCACCGTCATCGCGAGCGCCGAGAGGACGCTTCCGGCGGCGAACCCCTGGAGGACGCGCAGGCCGAGCGCCACCGCGAAGTCGCTCGTGAAGGCGATGGCCGTGCCGGCGAGTCCGAAGACGGCGAGGGTCCCCGCGAGGACGTAGCGCCGGCCGATTCGGTCGGCGAGCGCGCCGATGACGGGTGCGAGCAGGATACCCGGGAGCGCGTAGAGCGTGACGAACAGTCCGGCACGGGCGTCGGAGACGCCGAATACGGACTTGATCTCGGGGAGGGCCGAACTGATCAGCGGCACGTCCATAGGCGTCATCAGCGTGGCCGCGAGGACGGCGAGCAGGACCGGCGAGCGCCACGGAACGCCGCCCGACCGCTCGGCGTCCGTCGAAGTCTCGGTTGCTCCCACGGGCCGTCAGAGCCCCATGCCGACCGCCAGCGGCCAGGAGACGGTCGAGAGCGCCAGGAAGACGAGCGCGCCCCCGACCAGGCCGACGTTCTTCAGGAAGTGTATCCGTTCGTTCTGTCGCTCCTGTCCCGTCACGGTCCAGAAGTCGTGCATGACGACCGTTATCGGGACGAGGAAGACGACGACTGCCAGCGCGCCGACTGCGGGGTAGACGCCGGTGAGTACCGCCGCCGCGCCGGCGACCAAGCCGAGACTGCCCAGCGGAACGGTGACCGACGCGAGCGGCGCACCCTTACTCTCGGCGTACGCGACCGACGATTCGAGGTCGAGCAGGTTGCCGAGTGCGAGGTATCCGACGACGAGTGCGAACAGTGCTCGACCGAGCAGGAACGCCGTTCCGGACAGCGTCGAGGAGAACGCCATCAGGAATCCCCTCCCGCGGGCCCACGGGTGGGAAGGTCGCCGTTCGTCTGTACGATTCTGACCGTCGCGTGTCGGACCTCGTTCGGTGACATCATCGCAGGAGGAGAGACGGACGTGTGACGAATATATTTCAGGCAACTTACACTATATCAGGTTTCCCGTGCGATACCGGGACCGACCCGGTTCGTGAAAGTGGAGGCTCTGGTTCGCTCTATCCGCTGCTCCGGAAGAACGTCCGAGCGGCAGGAACGCGGCCTGTTCTGTCGAGCGTTCGAACCATCTGGAACGGTCGTCCGGCCACCGACCCGAGAAATCGCGAACGTGGTGGTCGAGAAGTCTTTCGGAACGCCGACGCCGTCCAGTAGAATCGCGGTGTCGAATTCGACGGGCGTCTCCGACCGACGGTCCGGCGTCTGCTCCGCCGGCGCGTCGGTCACTTCGCGTTCACGCCTCGTCGGTTCCGTCGTCTGCGAACGACTCGTCGCGTTCGTGCGGTGCGTTCCAGTCGTTCGCGGGCCCCACCGGGACGAACCCGGTCGGATTGATGTCGTCGTGGCTCCGGTAGTAGTGGGCTTTGACGTGGTCCGCGTTGCAGGTTTCGGCGACCCCCGGCGTCTGGTAGACGTCTCTGGCGTAGTCCCACAGGTGGTCGAAGTCGACCAGCCGACGAAGATTACACTTGAAGTGCGTGTGGTAGACGGCGTCGAATCGGTACAGCGTCGGGAAGAGGAACACGTCGGCGAGGGTGAGTCGGTCGCCGACGGCGTAGCGACGGGTCGCGAGGGTCTCGTCCCACCGTTCCATCGCGTCGAACAGGTCGCGAACGGCCGTCTCGTACGACGCCTGCGAGTCGGCGAACCCGGCGCGGTAGACGCCCGTGTTGATAGCGGCGTGGATGTCCTCGATAGCGTCGTCGATACGCGCT
It encodes the following:
- a CDS encoding DoxX family protein, whose protein sequence is MAFSSTLSGTAFLLGRALFALVVGYLALGNLLDLESSVAYAESKGAPLASVTVPLGSLGLVAGAAAVLTGVYPAVGALAVVVFLVPITVVMHDFWTVTGQERQNERIHFLKNVGLVGGALVFLALSTVSWPLAVGMGL
- a CDS encoding MFS transporter, which translates into the protein MGATETSTDAERSGGVPWRSPVLLAVLAATLMTPMDVPLISSALPEIKSVFGVSDARAGLFVTLYALPGILLAPVIGALADRIGRRYVLAGTLAVFGLAGTAIAFTSDFAVALGLRVLQGFAAGSVLSALAMTVVGDRYTGRRHDSVMGVTSAMLSLGTAAYPVVGGYLAVFAWNAPFLMYALTLPVAGLVLVALDEPASPPGDDDRGYVREAIRLVPACRAAALYGVMFASFTLLFGGLYTALPFYLSTAFGFAPTTVGLVTSAVLLTTAVVSTQNGRLAARASTTTLLTAGFAAYAVGFLGVALAATPPSLVGALLVFGVGSGLVTPTLFAGLSALAPDHVRGGVMSLQTTTIGISQAIGPALFTLLGGAIGYQGTLLCGSVGAALGAAVLGVLWLDS
- a CDS encoding winged helix-turn-helix domain-containing protein, with the protein product MAGDSSDRSRAATDAEAAFMTLSHDLRLEILLALWDAPGFTLSFAELRKAVGERDSGSFTYHLSELRDHFVAKTDEGYELQYPGHRVLDAIQSGVFHEQVTVGPVELDDDCRACGGRLTFEYGTDYVARIRCPDCGNRALEWPFDPGGIADRDDDAIVAAFDRRTRLVWSCALDGVCPFCAGRVDRELTGRVHEEGACIGVIEQLDRYDEYFARDHPAVVAVDCHRCSFYSFVPAGVVLLTRPAVTGRLHEAGVDLRATPLWNLGFVVDADAVAVRETEPTRVEVAVPDADESLAFTVAESCDVVRETTAER
- a CDS encoding NADPH-dependent FMN reductase; this encodes MKLADDKHIVALCGSQRDGSHTRSALERALEAAERDGATTDLVDLAALDLPVFDPDRSDAGDAAELRRRVRAADGVVLGSPVYHGSYSSVVKTALDYCRFEEFEDTTVGLLVVAGGGFPTPALEHLRSVARALDAWVLPHQVALPDAHGAFEGGRLTDDELADRVETLGASLVAYAGVESYPETATERAAPAAD
- a CDS encoding winged helix-turn-helix transcriptional regulator: MPAETDSRQREIESQNASACPVVRAIEQVGTPWRMNVVYALEGGERRFNELKRATGARSKTLSDALDELVENDVVVRRMEEDAPVAVYYALSAKGDELVDALAELDQWAQDWGEAVPDGPNPRLRDD
- a CDS encoding tyrosine-type recombinase/integrase — protein: MSENQATHETIAQAFGRTTDPLAEYDGRFKQLDVDPFQLWLEEQVYTKDYAKGTVQALERPIDQWCEFMAERHDRHPAVPTTSHVMDFAHYYLEERDNSKNTVGVKLGTLSRVFRYFQSEPAFPHPTDFNPFDAAKGKIDLNGDDPKEPRPIPLEELRNVLQNEVKHVRDRALIVMQFKLGLRASETANIKLSEIHIANAELQDHYEELGTHPALEGRPNAVFIPHDRERNKSERPRVLPLDDELRRVLLQYLLCRPDNGEPWLFLSKSGGKKVGHTNINDVWKKYFRPEYGPNERYRGVSSHYGRHYFTTWFSIEREWPRDLIKYLRGDRQSGGKIRSTRDAIDSYIHAWYEDIEDRYREDIYKLRI
- a CDS encoding site-specific integrase — protein: MARGDTDTSDRATNEIGERDVEYWLGVYKSIDEVPSRYRLESFSSEFAGKDTWSDYLDTRDDLAESTKKNSWYPCGDRFKKFMREEVGRHHALAHPDDIEAYLSHIKDGGYSIKVTERSSNTVYYQHLSPLKTFFAWLVHHVDYPHVYNPLLLAAHAGGVTREVWYWQTEYKPGYAERRDE